A stretch of the Psychroserpens sp. Hel_I_66 genome encodes the following:
- a CDS encoding glycosyltransferase: protein MKRILIAPLNWGLGHATRCIPIINALIAHNFEPVIASDGAALCLLRKEFPHLQSIELPSYNITYPIKGKHFKLKMLQSSPKLAKTIKAEHKATTIIIESYKIDGIISDNRLGVHCKHLPSVFITHQLKVLSGNTTWLSTKLHEKIIRQFQECWVPDNLGEPNLSGKLGHTTLYDIPVKYLGPLSRLTKKEVSFKYDVMVLLSGPEPQRGFLEKKLFTDFLNYNGKVIFIKGVIESEQHISEEKNIKIYNFMTSSQLEKAINESAFVVSRSGYTTLMDLAKLNKNAYFIPTPGQFEQEYLAERLTKLGFVGSCKQDEFTIDKLEEVSNYKGLSAMDYELNFKRLFRLFEGK, encoded by the coding sequence ATGAAACGAATACTCATTGCTCCCTTAAATTGGGGATTAGGTCATGCCACAAGATGTATACCCATAATAAATGCCTTGATTGCTCATAATTTTGAACCAGTTATTGCCAGTGATGGTGCTGCTTTGTGTCTTTTACGAAAAGAGTTTCCGCATTTACAAAGCATTGAATTACCTTCTTACAATATTACCTATCCCATAAAAGGAAAGCATTTTAAATTAAAGATGTTGCAAAGCTCACCTAAACTAGCAAAAACAATAAAGGCTGAACATAAAGCAACTACCATAATTATTGAATCTTATAAAATTGATGGTATTATTTCTGACAATAGATTGGGTGTTCATTGCAAACATTTACCAAGCGTTTTTATAACACACCAACTCAAGGTTTTGAGCGGAAATACCACTTGGCTGAGCACTAAATTACACGAAAAAATCATTAGACAATTTCAGGAATGCTGGGTGCCAGATAATCTGGGAGAACCTAATCTTAGCGGAAAACTTGGTCACACAACACTTTACGATATCCCAGTTAAATATTTAGGCCCTTTAAGTAGGCTTACCAAAAAAGAGGTTTCCTTTAAATATGACGTAATGGTCTTACTTTCTGGACCAGAACCTCAACGTGGTTTTTTGGAGAAAAAGCTTTTCACGGATTTTTTAAATTATAATGGCAAAGTTATTTTTATTAAAGGCGTAATTGAAAGTGAACAGCATATTTCCGAAGAAAAAAATATTAAGATCTATAATTTTATGACGAGTTCTCAATTGGAAAAAGCAATTAACGAAAGTGCATTTGTTGTTTCCAGATCGGGTTATACAACGCTTATGGATTTAGCAAAATTGAATAAAAACGCCTATTTTATACCTACACCTGGACAATTTGAGCAAGAGTATCTCGCTGAGCGTTTGACAAAATTAGGTTTTGTTGGGAGTTGTAAACAAGATGAATTTACGATTGATAAATTGGAAGAAGTTTCAAATTACAAAGGGTTGAGCGCAATGGATTATGAGTTGAATTTTAAACGATTATTTAGACTTTTCGAGGGTAAATGA
- a CDS encoding T9SS type A sorting domain-containing protein, which produces MKKLYFLCLTALIGLSSFGQTNIFINEIHYDNTGADVDEAIEIAGPAGTDLTGWSIEKYNGSNNESYGNESLSGTISDQENGYGTLNFIFAANSLQNGSPDAIALVDNMGNVVQFLSYEGSLTAADGPAAGMTSTDIGVEEGGTTQVGESLQLMGSGDSYEEFTWETLAIANTYGLVNTNQTFTSTNTPSITITSPSNGFEFVPGTTSVDVEFSGTNLQGGETFAITVNSTTTTGVTSPFTVATVDGQTYNVLVELVDGTILDSDMITFSVLSSNTVATVAELRAGTLGEVYELTGEAIITYIVTDNGRNQKYIQDATAGILIDDNAGTLTPSFNIGDGITGLQGQLGEFNGVLQFVPVADVAGASSTGTTITPEAVTVSQFLAAGESYESELIQITGVTFADTGVFTDNTSYDISAGADTTVARVTFGDENLVGANIPTGTSSVIGLGAEFNGTYQVLPRYVSDVAGATLSINEVSTNSFSVYPNPTSTGFVNVVGTNDDAISVSVYDILGKQVINQALNNNRINVSGLNAGVYIVKISQNDAQVTKKLVIK; this is translated from the coding sequence ATGAAAAAACTTTACTTTTTATGTTTAACTGCTTTAATAGGATTATCGTCTTTTGGGCAAACAAACATTTTTATCAATGAAATTCATTATGATAACACTGGTGCTGATGTAGACGAAGCAATAGAAATTGCTGGTCCAGCAGGAACTGACCTAACAGGTTGGTCTATTGAAAAATACAATGGAAGCAACAATGAATCTTACGGTAACGAAAGCCTAAGTGGTACTATTTCAGATCAAGAGAATGGATATGGTACACTTAACTTTATTTTCGCAGCTAATTCACTTCAAAATGGCTCGCCAGACGCTATTGCTTTGGTTGATAACATGGGTAATGTGGTGCAATTTTTAAGTTATGAAGGATCTTTAACTGCTGCTGATGGACCTGCAGCTGGTATGACATCTACAGATATTGGTGTAGAAGAAGGTGGTACGACTCAAGTAGGAGAATCTCTTCAGTTAATGGGCTCTGGTGATTCTTATGAAGAATTTACTTGGGAAACTCTTGCAATTGCAAACACTTATGGCTTAGTTAATACAAACCAAACTTTTACATCTACAAACACTCCTAGTATTACAATTACATCTCCTTCAAATGGTTTTGAATTTGTTCCTGGAACAACTTCTGTAGATGTTGAATTTTCAGGTACTAATTTACAGGGTGGAGAAACATTTGCTATTACCGTTAATAGCACTACAACTACAGGTGTAACCAGTCCATTTACTGTTGCCACTGTTGATGGTCAAACATACAATGTTCTTGTAGAATTGGTAGATGGTACAATACTTGATTCAGATATGATTACGTTTAGCGTATTATCCTCAAATACTGTAGCAACTGTTGCAGAGCTAAGAGCTGGAACACTTGGTGAAGTTTATGAATTAACAGGTGAAGCAATCATCACTTACATAGTAACAGATAATGGTAGAAACCAAAAGTACATCCAAGATGCTACTGCAGGAATATTAATTGACGATAATGCTGGTACACTTACACCTTCTTTCAATATTGGTGATGGTATCACAGGTTTACAAGGTCAATTAGGAGAATTTAATGGTGTATTGCAATTTGTGCCTGTTGCAGATGTTGCTGGAGCATCATCTACTGGTACTACAATCACTCCAGAGGCTGTAACAGTTTCTCAATTTTTAGCAGCTGGTGAATCTTATGAAAGTGAATTAATCCAAATAACAGGAGTTACTTTTGCTGATACAGGCGTATTTACAGATAATACTAGTTACGATATTTCTGCTGGTGCAGATACAACTGTTGCTAGAGTTACCTTTGGAGATGAGAATTTAGTTGGAGCAAACATTCCAACTGGCACATCATCTGTTATTGGTTTAGGCGCAGAGTTCAATGGTACTTACCAAGTGTTACCTAGATACGTATCAGATGTTGCAGGAGCAACACTTTCTATCAACGAAGTAAGCACTAACTCATTCTCAGTATATCCAAACCCAACATCTACAGGATTTGTAAATGTAGTTGGAACAAATGATGATGCTATTTCTGTTTCGGTTTATGATATCTTAGGAAAACAAGTGATCAACCAAGCTTTAAACAACAACCGTATTAATGTTTCTGGATTAAACGCTGGTGTTTACATTGTAAAGATTTCTCAAAATGATGCTCAGGTTACTAAAAAATTAGTGATCAAGTAA
- a CDS encoding Mrp/NBP35 family ATP-binding protein: protein MKLDKQNILKALETITAPGEGQNMVESGAVTNVVTFADEVIVDITITNPSLQAKKKTEVEIMQTIHKLVYEKAKIKVNVKVDTPAKPATNAIKGKEIPGIKNIIAVASGKGGVGKSTVTANLAVTLSKMGFNVGILDADIYGPSMPIMFDVELERPLAVNVDGKSKMRPVENYGVKILSIGFFTKPDQAVVWRGPMAAKALNQMIFDAAWGELDFMLIDLPPGTGDIHLSIMQSLPITGAVIVSTPQNVALADAKKGVAMFQQESINVPVLGIIENMAYFTPEELPDHKYYIFGKEGAKNLAEDINVRLLGEIPLVQSIREAGDIGRPAALQTATPLEKAFEELTRNVVEEVVKRNDNLPPTEAIKITTMAGCSAVKK, encoded by the coding sequence ATGAAATTAGATAAACAAAATATACTTAAAGCACTAGAAACGATTACAGCTCCAGGAGAAGGGCAAAACATGGTAGAGAGTGGTGCGGTAACAAATGTAGTGACGTTCGCAGATGAGGTCATTGTAGATATAACCATCACAAACCCAAGTTTGCAGGCTAAAAAGAAAACCGAAGTTGAGATCATGCAAACCATTCATAAATTGGTGTATGAAAAAGCTAAAATTAAGGTAAATGTAAAAGTAGATACACCAGCAAAGCCTGCCACAAATGCCATAAAAGGAAAGGAAATTCCCGGTATTAAAAATATAATAGCTGTAGCCTCAGGAAAAGGAGGTGTAGGTAAATCTACAGTAACAGCAAATCTTGCTGTGACCTTATCAAAAATGGGTTTTAATGTCGGTATTTTAGATGCAGATATTTACGGTCCATCTATGCCAATCATGTTTGATGTAGAACTTGAAAGACCATTGGCGGTCAATGTTGACGGAAAATCAAAAATGCGTCCCGTTGAAAATTACGGTGTTAAAATATTATCTATTGGTTTTTTTACAAAACCAGATCAAGCAGTAGTTTGGAGAGGTCCAATGGCAGCTAAAGCACTAAATCAAATGATTTTTGATGCAGCTTGGGGAGAACTGGATTTCATGCTTATAGATTTACCTCCAGGAACAGGAGATATTCATTTAAGTATCATGCAATCACTTCCAATTACAGGAGCAGTAATTGTAAGTACACCTCAAAATGTTGCTTTGGCAGATGCTAAGAAAGGTGTAGCCATGTTCCAACAAGAGAGTATAAATGTGCCAGTGTTGGGTATCATAGAAAATATGGCGTATTTTACCCCAGAGGAGCTTCCAGATCATAAATATTATATCTTCGGAAAAGAAGGTGCAAAAAACCTGGCTGAAGATATAAATGTACGTCTCTTAGGAGAAATACCATTAGTTCAAAGCATTAGAGAAGCTGGAGATATTGGTCGACCAGCAGCATTACAAACTGCCACACCTTTAGAAAAAGCATTTGAGGAATTAACCAGAAATGTTGTCGAAGAAGTAGTCAAACGTAATGATAACTTACCTCCAACCGAAGCTATCAAAATAACAACTATGGCTGGATGTTCAGCAGTAAAAAAATAA
- a CDS encoding sensor histidine kinase yields the protein MQNKLKKTYRFAFKTSMYITIFLTLLSSVFLYLLHSIDILFLASFAIFTYIISFVVIQYRVERFIYRRVKKIYDDLTLLESASLRSQPITTDMATLTQEIDKYAKDKKLEIETLIVREEYRKEFLGNISHELKTPLFTVQGYLETLLDGAMHDKKVNEKYLNRASKGLERLIYIVKDLDMITKLEVGDLQLNIKEFDIVELVESVFELLEMKAAKKKISLIFDIDYTQPIMVMGDRERIQQVLSNLIVNSIKYGEDKGTTEISIENLIKNKVIVRVTDNGEGISKTNLPRLFERFFRVDKSGSRKVGGSGLGLSIVKHIIEAHDEKIYVESEIGVGSEFSFTLEKSK from the coding sequence ATGCAAAATAAATTAAAAAAAACATATAGGTTTGCTTTTAAGACCTCAATGTACATCACTATTTTTTTAACGCTCTTATCGAGTGTTTTTTTGTATTTATTACATTCTATTGATATTTTATTTCTTGCATCTTTTGCGATTTTTACTTACATCATCTCTTTCGTGGTTATACAATATAGGGTCGAGCGTTTTATTTATAGAAGAGTTAAGAAGATATACGACGATCTAACGTTGTTGGAATCTGCTTCGCTTCGAAGTCAGCCTATCACAACAGATATGGCAACACTCACCCAAGAAATTGATAAATATGCAAAAGATAAAAAGTTAGAAATAGAAACACTTATCGTTAGAGAAGAATATCGAAAAGAATTTCTTGGTAACATATCCCACGAATTAAAAACACCCTTATTTACAGTCCAAGGCTATCTTGAAACCTTATTGGATGGCGCTATGCACGACAAAAAAGTAAATGAGAAATATTTAAACAGAGCCAGTAAAGGATTGGAGCGTCTCATCTACATCGTTAAGGATTTAGATATGATAACAAAATTAGAAGTTGGTGATCTTCAACTAAATATCAAAGAATTTGACATCGTTGAGTTAGTAGAAAGTGTTTTTGAGCTCTTAGAGATGAAAGCAGCAAAGAAGAAAATCTCACTTATTTTTGATATCGATTATACCCAGCCTATTATGGTAATGGGAGATAGAGAACGCATCCAGCAAGTCCTATCTAACCTCATTGTTAACTCTATAAAATATGGTGAAGATAAAGGTACGACAGAGATTAGTATTGAAAACCTAATTAAGAACAAAGTCATCGTAAGAGTAACAGATAATGGAGAAGGCATATCAAAAACAAATCTTCCACGTTTGTTTGAACGTTTCTTTCGTGTAGATAAAAGTGGGTCTCGTAAAGTTGGAGGTTCCGGTCTTGGGCTATCCATCGTAAAACATATTATAGAAGCTCACGACGAGAAAATCTATGTAGAAAGTGAAATTGGAGTAGGCAGTGAATTCTCATTTACCCTCGAAAAGTCTAAATAA
- a CDS encoding YHS domain-containing (seleno)protein has protein sequence MKTKILGAFFFFVMLTTFAQSADYNTKNDYMAKGYDVVAYFDNQAIEGKKEFTTMHYGVNYKFSSEENLKKFSSNPEKYVPQYGGYCAYAIAVDNKKVDINPKTFEIRDGKLYLFYNAWFNNTLTTWQESDVKGLQQKADKNWEAMNLK, from the coding sequence ATGAAAACTAAAATTCTTGGTGCATTTTTTTTCTTTGTGATGCTCACCACATTCGCCCAAAGTGCTGATTACAATACAAAAAACGATTACATGGCAAAAGGCTATGACGTTGTTGCCTATTTTGACAATCAAGCCATTGAGGGTAAAAAAGAATTTACGACTATGCATTATGGCGTAAACTATAAATTTTCTTCGGAAGAGAACTTGAAGAAATTTAGTAGTAATCCAGAAAAATACGTTCCGCAATACGGTGGTTACTGTGCTTATGCCATTGCAGTTGATAATAAAAAGGTTGATATCAACCCTAAAACCTTCGAGATAAGAGACGGAAAACTCTACTTATTCTACAATGCTTGGTTTAACAATACTTTAACTACATGGCAAGAAAGTGATGTGAAAGGTCTACAACAAAAAGCCGACAAAAACTGGGAAGCTATGAATCTAAAATAG
- a CDS encoding NAD(P)/FAD-dependent oxidoreductase: MIKTDILIIGAGPTGLFTVFEAGLLKLKCHLIDALPQPGGQCSEIYPKKPIYDIPAYPEILAGDLTERLLEQCKQFEPGFTLGERAETIEKQEDESFIVTTNKGTKHQAPIVAIAGGLGSFEPRKPLIHNIAEFEDIGVEYIIKDPEIYRNKKVVIAGGGDSALDWSIFLSDVASEVTLIHRRNEFRGHLDSVEKVQELKNKGKINLITPAEVVGIVGDEKVEAVVVKQAKHIEKEFEVDCDHFIPLFGLSPKLGPIADWGLEIEKNAIVVNNALDYQTNIPGIFAIGDVNTYPGKLKLILCGFHEATLMCQAAYQIINPGKRYVLKYTTVSGVDGFDGTRKEAPKAVVKSID, translated from the coding sequence ATGATTAAAACAGATATACTCATTATTGGAGCAGGACCAACAGGATTATTCACTGTTTTTGAAGCTGGTTTGCTAAAATTAAAATGTCATTTAATTGATGCTTTGCCTCAACCTGGCGGACAATGCTCAGAAATTTACCCAAAAAAACCCATTTACGATATTCCAGCATATCCAGAAATTCTTGCAGGAGATCTCACAGAAAGGTTACTTGAGCAATGCAAACAATTTGAACCTGGTTTTACCTTAGGCGAACGTGCTGAAACTATAGAAAAACAAGAGGATGAATCATTTATAGTTACAACAAATAAAGGAACTAAGCACCAAGCACCTATCGTGGCAATTGCTGGCGGATTAGGGAGTTTTGAGCCTCGTAAACCTTTAATTCATAACATTGCAGAGTTTGAGGATATTGGTGTAGAATACATCATTAAAGATCCAGAGATTTACAGAAATAAAAAAGTAGTTATTGCTGGTGGAGGAGATTCTGCTCTAGATTGGAGTATCTTTTTAAGTGATGTAGCAAGTGAGGTTACTTTAATCCATAGACGAAATGAGTTTCGTGGACATTTAGATTCCGTAGAAAAAGTACAAGAATTAAAAAACAAAGGAAAAATAAATTTAATTACTCCTGCAGAAGTGGTAGGTATTGTTGGTGACGAAAAGGTAGAAGCTGTTGTAGTAAAACAAGCAAAGCATATTGAAAAAGAATTTGAAGTAGACTGTGATCATTTTATACCGCTTTTTGGGCTGTCGCCAAAACTTGGACCTATCGCAGATTGGGGATTAGAAATCGAAAAGAATGCTATAGTTGTAAATAACGCTTTAGATTACCAAACCAATATTCCAGGAATATTCGCCATTGGTGATGTTAATACCTATCCAGGAAAGTTAAAATTAATTTTGTGCGGTTTTCACGAAGCAACATTAATGTGTCAAGCTGCGTATCAAATCATTAATCCAGGAAAACGATATGTATTAAAATACACTACTGTTAGTGGAGTTGATGGTTTTGATGGAACTCGAAAAGAAGCACCAAAAGCAGTAGTGAAATCAATAGATTAG
- a CDS encoding MGMT family protein, translating into MTPETLNFFDRVYEVAKQIPFGKVTSYGAIANYLGAKQSARMVGYAMNGSGGKDIPAHRVVNRKGLLTGKHHFDGTNLMQQLLESEGVLIVDNQIQDLETVFWDPNKEL; encoded by the coding sequence ATGACACCCGAAACGCTTAATTTCTTTGATCGTGTTTATGAGGTTGCTAAACAAATTCCCTTCGGAAAAGTAACCAGCTACGGAGCAATTGCAAATTATTTGGGAGCTAAGCAAAGTGCAAGAATGGTTGGTTACGCGATGAATGGCTCTGGCGGAAAAGACATTCCAGCACATCGTGTCGTCAACCGAAAAGGATTACTCACAGGAAAACACCATTTTGACGGGACAAATCTCATGCAACAACTTTTAGAAAGTGAAGGCGTTTTGATTGTTGATAATCAAATTCAGGATTTGGAAACAGTTTTTTGGGATCCAAATAAGGAGTTGTGA
- a CDS encoding LysE family transporter produces MNITVVFFLGLIIALIGVVPPGLLNMTAAKISLKDGYSRGITFSIGVCIIVFLQTYIASMFARYLSNHPHTVEILRQVAFVIFVLITVYFLFIAKSSPTPNVEPHATSKRSRFFQGMFLSAINVFPIPYQAYMTITIAGFGWFMFDKMSIITYCSGATTGTFVMLYFYIFFFDKIKNKNLTSQKNMNYSIGAITGLVAIITLFNILMDT; encoded by the coding sequence TTGAATATTACTGTCGTTTTTTTTCTAGGGCTAATTATAGCTTTGATAGGTGTGGTGCCTCCTGGACTATTAAATATGACAGCTGCAAAAATAAGTCTCAAAGACGGTTACAGTAGAGGTATCACTTTTTCTATTGGTGTTTGTATTATTGTTTTTCTGCAAACCTATATAGCCTCTATGTTTGCGAGATATTTAAGTAACCATCCGCACACCGTTGAGATTTTAAGACAAGTCGCATTTGTAATATTTGTTCTAATAACAGTCTACTTTTTGTTCATCGCAAAATCCAGCCCTACACCAAATGTAGAGCCACATGCTACAAGTAAGAGAAGTCGCTTTTTCCAAGGTATGTTTTTATCTGCCATTAATGTTTTTCCAATACCATATCAAGCCTATATGACGATTACCATCGCAGGATTTGGATGGTTTATGTTTGATAAAATGAGCATTATTACCTATTGCTCTGGCGCAACGACAGGCACATTTGTAATGCTTTATTTTTATATTTTCTTTTTTGATAAGATTAAAAACAAAAATCTTACCTCTCAAAAAAACATGAATTACAGTATTGGTGCCATTACAGGTTTGGTAGCAATCATCACTCTTTTTAATATTTTAATGGACACGTAA
- a CDS encoding response regulator transcription factor — MKKKNIKILLVDDEPDILEIVGYNLSAEGYQVITAENGAEGVKKAKKEKPQLIILDVMMPEMDGIEACEQIRKMPDLSNTIITFLTARGEDYSQMAGFDAGADDYITKPIKPKVLVSKVKALLRRLKDDDQPEEVLKIGNLTINREEYKISIKGQELLLPRKEFELLSLLATKPNKVFKREEILDRVWGNEVVVGGRTIDVHIRKLREKIGDKKFKTIKGVGYKFVD, encoded by the coding sequence ATGAAAAAGAAAAATATTAAAATTTTATTGGTAGATGATGAACCAGACATTTTAGAAATAGTTGGTTATAATTTATCTGCGGAAGGCTACCAGGTCATCACTGCCGAAAATGGTGCCGAAGGTGTCAAGAAAGCAAAAAAAGAAAAGCCTCAACTTATTATCCTCGATGTGATGATGCCAGAAATGGACGGGATTGAAGCTTGCGAGCAAATTAGAAAAATGCCAGATCTTAGCAATACAATCATAACTTTTTTAACTGCTAGAGGTGAAGATTATTCTCAAATGGCTGGTTTTGATGCTGGAGCAGATGATTATATTACAAAACCCATAAAACCTAAGGTGCTTGTAAGTAAAGTTAAGGCGCTCTTAAGACGTTTAAAAGATGATGATCAACCTGAAGAAGTTTTAAAAATAGGAAACTTAACAATTAACAGAGAGGAGTATAAAATATCTATTAAGGGACAGGAGCTTCTATTGCCAAGAAAAGAATTTGAATTGTTATCTTTGTTAGCAACAAAACCAAACAAAGTCTTTAAACGCGAAGAAATCTTAGATAGAGTATGGGGCAATGAAGTGGTTGTTGGAGGACGAACTATTGATGTTCATATTAGAAAACTTCGTGAAAAAATTGGAGACAAAAAATTTAAAACAATAAAAGGCGTTGGTTATAAGTTTGTAGATTAA
- a CDS encoding acyltransferase, translating into MINTDAIFSISSESEFNTLALEVFKFQFENNPVYRSFCDLLYKHPSDVKRVEDIPFLPIQFFKSHKILSSKSQIEDTFSSSGTTGSITSKHHVTDLKIYEQSFRKGFHDFYGNIKDYTILALLPSYLERNGSSLIYMVDDMIKQSQNPESGFYLNNIDALTTHLNALASEEKKVLLIGVSFALLDLVENHQFNLKNTIIMETGGMKGRRKELVREELHGILESGFGVSKIHSEYGMTELLSQAYSQGDGLFKCPNWMRVLTRDPEDALTIQSTKKTGGINVIDLANINSCSFIATQDLGRVHDNSSFEIIGRFDASDIRGCNLMVL; encoded by the coding sequence ATGATAAACACAGACGCTATATTTTCTATTTCTTCGGAAAGTGAATTTAATACGCTAGCTTTGGAAGTCTTCAAATTTCAGTTTGAAAACAATCCGGTCTACCGTTCGTTTTGTGATTTATTGTACAAACATCCTAGTGATGTAAAACGTGTTGAGGATATTCCGTTTTTACCTATTCAGTTTTTTAAAAGTCATAAAATTCTCAGTTCCAAATCCCAAATTGAAGACACATTTTCAAGTAGTGGTACAACGGGATCAATTACGAGTAAGCACCACGTAACAGATTTAAAAATCTACGAGCAAAGTTTTAGAAAAGGCTTTCATGATTTCTACGGAAATATTAAAGATTATACCATTCTCGCACTTTTACCCAGTTATTTAGAACGTAACGGGTCATCATTAATCTACATGGTTGATGATATGATCAAACAGTCACAAAACCCTGAAAGCGGATTTTACCTCAACAATATCGACGCACTTACAACACATTTGAATGCTTTAGCTTCCGAAGAAAAAAAAGTGTTGCTCATTGGCGTTTCATTTGCACTTTTAGATTTGGTAGAAAACCATCAATTTAATCTCAAGAACACTATAATTATGGAAACTGGTGGCATGAAAGGTCGCAGGAAAGAATTGGTTAGGGAAGAATTGCACGGGATTTTAGAATCGGGTTTTGGAGTCTCTAAAATACATAGTGAATATGGCATGACCGAATTGTTGAGCCAAGCCTATTCACAAGGCGACGGACTTTTTAAATGCCCAAATTGGATGCGCGTTTTAACCCGTGATCCTGAAGATGCACTCACAATCCAATCCACTAAAAAAACTGGCGGAATAAATGTTATTGACCTTGCCAATATCAATTCTTGCTCCTTTATCGCTACCCAAGATCTGGGTCGAGTACACGATAATTCTAGCTTTGAAATTATAGGTAGATTTGATGCAAGTGATATAAGAGGCTGCAATCTCATGGTACTGTAA
- a CDS encoding 2Fe-2S iron-sulfur cluster-binding protein, translated as MEQDINIKITDREGVTHSIQAPTDMAMNLMEVVRSYELAPEGTIGICGGMAMCASCQCYVLSETDLPEMQDDEEAMLSEAFYVKDNSRLGCQIQMTPNMEGLEVELAPES; from the coding sequence TTGGAACAGGATATAAACATAAAAATAACCGATAGAGAAGGAGTTACCCATTCAATTCAAGCACCAACAGATATGGCTATGAATTTAATGGAAGTTGTTCGTTCTTACGAACTCGCTCCAGAAGGGACTATTGGTATTTGTGGTGGCATGGCAATGTGTGCATCTTGTCAATGTTATGTATTAAGTGAAACCGATTTACCAGAAATGCAGGACGACGAAGAAGCAATGCTTAGCGAAGCTTTTTATGTAAAGGATAATTCGCGATTGGGTTGTCAAATTCAAATGACTCCAAATATGGAAGGCTTGGAAGTTGAGTTAGCTCCAGAAAGCTAG
- a CDS encoding NifU family protein encodes MSTEELRLNVEKALDEIRPFLQSDGGDISLLAIENGNLVKVQLQGACVGCSVNQMTLKSGVEMTIKKYAPQIEQVINIDA; translated from the coding sequence ATGAGTACAGAAGAGCTTAGATTGAATGTTGAAAAAGCATTAGATGAAATACGTCCGTTCTTACAAAGTGATGGAGGCGATATTTCTTTGTTAGCCATCGAGAACGGTAATTTGGTGAAAGTGCAGCTACAAGGTGCTTGTGTTGGTTGTAGTGTAAACCAAATGACACTAAAGTCTGGTGTGGAAATGACTATAAAAAAATATGCACCCCAAATAGAACAAGTCATTAATATTGATGCTTAA
- the trmB gene encoding tRNA (guanosine(46)-N7)-methyltransferase TrmB gives MGSKNKLKRFKENETFSNVFQPKREELVDSEYELKGNWNSEVFKNNNPLVLELGCGRGEYTVELAKKFPKKNFIGIDIKGARFWRGAKTAIEENLPNVAFIRTQIELVDFVFAKNEVDEIWITFPDPQIKYKRTKHRMTNSQFLNRYKTILKPEGFVNLKTDSEFMHGYTLGLLHGEGHEVVYANHNVYKQEGSPEEVTSIQTYYESQYLEHNKPITYIKFKIN, from the coding sequence GTGGGAAGTAAAAACAAACTTAAGAGATTTAAGGAAAATGAAACGTTCTCTAATGTGTTTCAGCCAAAAAGGGAGGAATTAGTCGATTCAGAATATGAACTTAAGGGAAACTGGAATTCTGAAGTATTCAAAAACAATAATCCTCTGGTATTAGAACTGGGTTGCGGTAGAGGAGAGTATACAGTTGAGTTGGCGAAAAAATTTCCGAAGAAAAACTTTATAGGTATCGATATAAAGGGAGCGCGTTTTTGGAGAGGCGCCAAAACAGCCATTGAAGAAAACTTACCAAACGTGGCATTTATACGCACACAAATAGAGCTTGTAGATTTTGTCTTTGCCAAAAATGAAGTTGACGAAATCTGGATTACGTTTCCAGATCCTCAAATAAAATACAAGCGTACCAAGCATAGAATGACGAATTCTCAATTTTTAAATCGCTATAAAACTATTTTAAAACCAGAAGGTTTTGTAAATTTAAAAACAGATAGTGAATTTATGCATGGATATACTCTGGGGCTTTTGCATGGAGAGGGACACGAAGTGGTGTATGCAAATCACAATGTGTATAAGCAAGAAGGAAGCCCAGAAGAAGTAACGAGCATTCAAACCTACTATGAATCTCAATATTTAGAGCATAATAAACCAATTACGTATATTAAATTCAAAATTAACTAA